From a region of the Streptomyces venezuelae genome:
- the ndgR gene encoding IclR family transcriptional regulator NdgR: MDNSSGVGVLDKAALVLSALESGPATLAGLVAATGLARPTAHRLAVALEHHRMVARDMQGRFILGPRLAELAAAAGEDRLLATAGPVLTHLRDVTGESAQLYRRQGDMRICVAAAERLSGLRDTVPVGSTLPMKAGSAAQILMAWEEPERLHRGLQGARFTATALSGVRRRGWAQSIGEREPGVASVSAPVRGPSNRVVASVSVSGPIERLTRHPGRMHAQAVIDAAARLTEALRRSG, encoded by the coding sequence ATGGACAACTCTAGCGGCGTCGGCGTTCTCGACAAGGCAGCTCTGGTATTGAGCGCACTGGAGTCCGGTCCGGCCACCCTCGCCGGGCTGGTCGCGGCGACAGGGCTCGCACGACCCACGGCACATCGCCTCGCCGTGGCACTGGAACACCACCGGATGGTGGCGAGGGACATGCAGGGCCGGTTCATCCTCGGACCGCGGCTGGCGGAGCTCGCCGCCGCGGCCGGCGAGGACCGTCTGCTGGCCACGGCGGGACCGGTACTCACCCACCTCCGTGACGTGACGGGAGAGAGCGCGCAGCTCTACCGCCGTCAGGGAGACATGCGCATCTGCGTGGCGGCCGCGGAGCGGCTGTCGGGTCTGCGGGACACCGTCCCGGTGGGCTCGACCCTTCCGATGAAGGCCGGTTCGGCCGCGCAGATCCTGATGGCCTGGGAGGAGCCCGAGCGGCTCCACCGCGGCCTCCAGGGCGCGCGCTTCACGGCGACGGCGCTCTCGGGCGTACGGCGCCGCGGCTGGGCTCAGTCGATCGGCGAGCGGGAGCCCGGCGTGGCCTCCGTCTCGGCGCCGGTGCGCGGGCCGTCGAACCGCGTGGTGGCCTCCGTGTCGGTCTCCGGGCCGATCGAGCGGCTGACCCGCCACCCGGGCCGGATGCACGCGCAGGCCGTCATCGACGCGGCCGCACGGCTCACGGAGGCGCTGCGCCGCTCCGGCTGA
- a CDS encoding fumarylacetoacetate hydrolase family protein, producing MRIARFSIDGNVAFGAVEGSTAPGDEATLVLDIIKGIPFADFELSGTKVPLSKVRLLPPVLPNKVVAIGRNYAEHAAELGNEVPDAPITFFKPSTSVVGPGDPITYPSFSQDLHHEAELAVVIGRMCREVPKERVKDVILGYTCANDVTARDVQQREKQWARAKGFDSACPLGPWIETDLDPGDLTIQCTVNGEQRQLGRTSDMVRSIEELVVHISEAMTLLPGDVILTGTPAGVGPLNVGDEVAVTIEGIGTLTNKVIKRG from the coding sequence GTGCGCATCGCCAGGTTCTCGATCGACGGCAACGTCGCGTTCGGCGCGGTCGAGGGCAGCACCGCCCCCGGCGACGAAGCGACGCTCGTGCTCGACATCATCAAGGGCATCCCGTTCGCGGACTTCGAGCTCTCGGGCACGAAGGTGCCGCTGAGCAAGGTCCGGCTGCTGCCGCCCGTGCTCCCGAACAAGGTCGTGGCCATCGGCCGCAACTACGCGGAGCACGCGGCGGAGCTCGGGAACGAGGTTCCGGACGCGCCGATCACCTTCTTCAAGCCGTCCACCTCGGTGGTCGGCCCCGGTGATCCGATCACGTACCCCTCCTTCTCCCAGGACCTCCACCACGAGGCGGAGCTCGCCGTGGTCATCGGCCGCATGTGCCGCGAGGTCCCCAAGGAACGCGTCAAGGACGTCATCCTCGGCTACACCTGCGCCAACGACGTCACCGCGCGCGACGTCCAGCAGCGGGAGAAGCAGTGGGCCCGGGCCAAGGGCTTCGACAGTGCCTGCCCCCTCGGCCCCTGGATCGAGACCGACCTGGACCCGGGCGACCTGACCATCCAGTGCACGGTCAACGGCGAACAACGCCAGCTCGGCCGCACCAGTGACATGGTCCGCTCCATCGAGGAACTGGTCGTCCACATCTCCGAGGCCATGACGCTGCTGCCCGGGGACGTCATCCTCACGGGGACCCCGGCCGGAGTCGGCCCCCTCAACGTCGGCGACGAGGTCGCCGTCACCATCGAAGGCATCGGCACTCTCACCAACAAGGTGATCAAGCGTGGTTAA
- a CDS encoding roadblock/LC7 domain-containing protein, which produces MSQAAQNLNWLITNFVDNTPGVSHTVVVSADGLLLAMSEGFPRDRADQLAAVASGLTSLTAGASRIFEGGAVNQTVVEMDRGFLFLMSVSDGSSLAVLAHPECDIGLVGYEMALLVDRAGSVLTPDLRAELQGSLLG; this is translated from the coding sequence ATGAGCCAGGCGGCACAGAACCTGAACTGGTTGATCACCAACTTCGTGGACAACACCCCCGGGGTGTCCCACACGGTGGTGGTCTCCGCCGACGGACTCCTTCTGGCGATGTCCGAAGGATTCCCCCGCGACCGCGCCGATCAGCTGGCGGCCGTGGCCTCCGGACTGACCTCGCTGACCGCCGGTGCCTCCCGTATCTTCGAGGGCGGCGCCGTCAACCAGACCGTGGTCGAGATGGACCGGGGATTCCTCTTCCTCATGTCCGTCTCGGACGGATCCTCGCTGGCCGTACTGGCGCACCCCGAGTGCGACATCGGCCTCGTGGGCTACGAGATGGCTCTTCTGGTGGATCGCGCGGGCAGTGTCCTCACCCCGGACCTGCGCGCCGAACTGCAGGGAAGTCTGCTCGGCTGA
- a CDS encoding DUF4241 domain-containing protein, with product MPMTPPDYAWHFTPGSAFAYEDGITGTLAPVVIGDVTMPTGRVVACDPFVSLGQDEVEPFSVVVEPGRYRAEAAIATLVRPGVPQGPRPHTRVAAARLVIRDTPTAHWEMVVEEGQDPAALGEDEFYGYGVDAGTGCFYDAAADGSFPGTENEEGAVWAAMEGAGEGPDVFLAEGQDGHTLVGFTSGWGDGCYPTWIGRDAEGRVTCFVTDFLVVPTRLVPAA from the coding sequence GTGCCCATGACCCCGCCCGACTACGCCTGGCACTTCACCCCGGGCTCCGCCTTCGCCTACGAGGACGGCATCACGGGGACCCTCGCCCCGGTCGTCATCGGCGACGTGACCATGCCCACGGGGCGGGTCGTCGCCTGCGACCCCTTCGTCAGCCTCGGGCAGGACGAGGTCGAGCCGTTCAGCGTCGTGGTGGAACCGGGCCGGTACCGGGCGGAAGCCGCGATCGCCACGCTGGTGCGCCCCGGCGTCCCGCAGGGACCCCGCCCGCACACCCGGGTCGCCGCCGCGCGGCTGGTGATCCGCGACACCCCGACCGCGCACTGGGAGATGGTCGTCGAGGAAGGCCAGGACCCCGCCGCCCTCGGCGAGGACGAGTTCTACGGCTACGGCGTGGATGCCGGCACCGGCTGTTTCTACGACGCTGCCGCCGACGGCTCCTTCCCCGGCACCGAGAACGAGGAGGGCGCGGTGTGGGCCGCCATGGAGGGCGCCGGCGAAGGCCCGGACGTCTTCCTGGCGGAGGGACAGGACGGTCACACCCTCGTGGGCTTCACCTCCGGGTGGGGCGACGGCTGCTACCCGACCTGGATCGGGCGTGACGCCGAGGGCCGGGTCACCTGTTTCGTGACGGACTTCCTGGTCGTACCCACGAGGCTGGTGCCCGCGGCGTAG
- a CDS encoding GTP-binding protein: MAFGTSSGAAPRSTTSAKIVVAGGFGVGKTTFVGAVSEINPLRTEAVMTSASAGIDDLTHTGDKTTTTVAMDFGRITLDQDLILYLFGTPGQDRFWFMWDDLVRGAIGAIVLVDTRRLADCFPAVDYFENSGLPFVVALNGFEGHQPYTPEEVREALQIGPGAPIITTDARHRADAKSALITLVEHALMARLK, translated from the coding sequence GTGGCCTTCGGAACATCTAGCGGAGCGGCTCCCCGCTCCACCACCTCCGCGAAGATCGTGGTGGCGGGCGGCTTCGGCGTGGGCAAGACCACGTTCGTCGGAGCCGTGTCGGAGATCAACCCGCTGCGCACCGAAGCCGTGATGACCAGCGCCTCGGCCGGGATCGACGACCTCACCCACACCGGTGACAAGACGACCACCACGGTCGCCATGGACTTCGGCCGCATCACGCTCGACCAGGACCTGATCCTGTACCTCTTCGGTACCCCGGGCCAGGACCGCTTCTGGTTCATGTGGGACGACCTGGTCCGCGGCGCCATCGGCGCCATCGTGCTGGTGGACACGCGCCGTCTCGCCGACTGCTTCCCGGCGGTGGACTACTTCGAGAACAGCGGCCTGCCGTTCGTCGTGGCCCTCAACGGCTTCGAGGGGCACCAGCCCTACACGCCGGAGGAAGTCCGCGAGGCCCTGCAGATCGGCCCCGGCGCTCCGATCATCACCACCGACGCCCGCCACCGCGCGGACGCCAAGAGCGCGCTCATCACGCTCGTCGAGCACGCGCTCATGGCGCGTCTGAAGTAA
- a CDS encoding HAD family hydrolase: protein MPIRAVLWDIDDTLFDYTGADAAGLARQVEATGLADRYGTPAQALARWREITDRHWARFAAGVGTFQGQRQERVREFLEQPGMTADEADAWFDQYVEHYKCGWALFPDVVPALDALAADYRHGVLSNSSLANQDPKLRDLGLRERFEVLVCAVELGISKPEAGAFLAACEALGLPPGEVAYVGDQPEIDARGARDAGLTAVWIDREGGRGPGPDGAHRIEALDQLPQLLALDTRFGARSGIR from the coding sequence ATGCCGATCCGCGCCGTGCTGTGGGACATCGACGACACTCTTTTCGACTACACGGGGGCCGATGCCGCCGGGCTGGCGCGACAGGTGGAGGCCACGGGCCTGGCCGACCGGTACGGGACCCCCGCGCAGGCGCTCGCGCGGTGGCGGGAGATCACCGACCGGCACTGGGCGCGCTTCGCGGCCGGTGTGGGCACCTTCCAGGGGCAGCGGCAGGAGCGGGTACGGGAGTTCCTGGAGCAGCCCGGCATGACCGCGGACGAGGCCGACGCCTGGTTCGACCAGTACGTGGAGCACTACAAGTGCGGCTGGGCGCTCTTCCCCGACGTGGTGCCCGCCCTCGACGCCCTGGCGGCCGACTACCGGCACGGGGTGCTCTCCAACTCCTCCCTCGCCAACCAGGATCCGAAGCTGCGCGACCTCGGGCTGCGCGAACGCTTCGAGGTGCTGGTCTGCGCCGTCGAACTCGGGATCAGCAAGCCCGAGGCCGGGGCCTTCCTGGCCGCGTGCGAGGCGCTCGGGCTGCCGCCCGGCGAGGTGGCGTACGTGGGGGACCAGCCGGAGATCGACGCCCGGGGAGCGCGCGACGCAGGCCTGACGGCCGTGTGGATCGACCGGGAGGGCGGCCGGGGCCCCGGACCCGACGGCGCGCACCGCATCGAGGCCCTTGACCAGCTCCCGCAGCTGCTGGCCCTGGATACCCGTTTTGGAGCACGGTCAGGCATCCGGTAA
- a CDS encoding nitrate- and nitrite sensing domain-containing protein: MQGRFKRDGSAAAEQEPRGGTDRGSSPQHAQNRGPAVEGAGPDTSAAVKAKGRGKSVKARVKAKAGPAAPAGPAEQDAAIPKAPSGPGSRLAMQNWRISTRLVSLLTLPVVAATTLGGFRINDSLNDIAQLEHMQLLTTMTRQATNLAAMLQEERDLSAGPLSLSRGKTTSSVDVVRQQTDTAAKAFAAATDKVDSTGAKDDTLRSIRNNVLQIGRQLTNIETIRTRAYVNGAQQTVSEYNAVIVSLLSLSQDMAQATSNPEMIKRTRALAAFSAAKEYASIQRAIIAASLPDTNERQGELKENDRLYALSAQKGEQQAKTTFGLVYQGRTEELLAGLGDSNSEISTADGYARRVLASQDAFLREKNRSWLDWYDADGTKLQAMKVIELTLLEEMEQKARELKNEAQQDAIINGALILLVLGVSLVGAFVMARSMIRSLRRLQDTATRVAQDRLPELVKQLSESDPQDVDTSVESVGVHTRDEIGQVAAAFDDVHREAVRLAAEQALLRGNVNAMFTNLSRRSQGLIQRQLSLISELESREADPDQLSSLFKLDHLATRMRRNGENLLVLAGEEPGRRWTRPVPLVDVLRAAASEVEQYERVELASVPGTDVAGRVVNDLVHVLAELLENATSFSSPQTKVKVTGHALPDGRVLVEIHDTGIGLSPEDLAAINERLASPPTVDVSVSRRMGLFVVGRLSLRHGIRIQLRPSDSGGTTALVMLPVDVAQGGKKPAPMPGQGGQGGPGGAPGGPGAQGAVGGPAARPSVGSGPQRGQVAGGGQRAALPGRDGGAGQRPQGPQGGRPQQGGPGAPGGRPQQGPTTAGQGQGAFGSGAPLPARGPVPSAGFGGGPQARPASGPTGYPQGNGFERPQQPQQPQQQQQSQQPAAPAAPASKGPRPQLPPRGGAPRAELPGPQTTSWGSDQARGHDELSGPGSTAEFARPDFNAPAPQADGGNSTTGQFERPDVRGTVNPSTTGQFERPGFQPQRPGGPGVGGYAPQQPQAQAPQAGNGYAPAPSARPETPRLPQAHRPEALPPAQSSGEARSPIFDTLESNWFREEGQQPPAQGPGTAIPQQGQQSQQPAPAAPQQQPLPQRGQEQAAEPAATATGAMPTVSWKSSPNDELMRQAERVRQPAAGGITTSGLPRRVPRANLVAGTAQQQAEAQAGPQVSRAPDDVRGRLTNLRRGIQQGRQAGNNGPATGSYHIDPTYQQER; the protein is encoded by the coding sequence GTGCAGGGACGATTCAAGAGGGATGGCAGCGCTGCGGCGGAGCAGGAGCCGCGCGGCGGGACCGACCGTGGCTCCTCGCCCCAGCACGCCCAGAACCGCGGGCCGGCTGTCGAAGGCGCAGGCCCCGACACCTCCGCCGCGGTGAAGGCGAAGGGCCGTGGGAAGTCCGTGAAGGCCAGGGTCAAGGCGAAAGCCGGACCCGCCGCGCCTGCCGGACCGGCTGAGCAGGACGCGGCGATACCGAAGGCCCCCAGTGGGCCCGGTTCTCGTCTCGCCATGCAGAACTGGCGCATCAGCACGCGACTGGTGTCGCTGCTGACCCTGCCGGTCGTCGCCGCCACCACACTCGGTGGTTTCCGTATCAACGACTCGCTCAACGACATCGCGCAGCTGGAGCACATGCAGCTGCTGACGACGATGACGCGACAGGCCACCAACCTGGCCGCCATGCTCCAGGAGGAGCGCGACCTCTCCGCGGGTCCGCTCTCCCTCTCCAGGGGCAAGACGACCAGCAGTGTCGACGTCGTCCGCCAGCAGACCGACACCGCCGCGAAGGCCTTCGCCGCCGCCACCGACAAGGTCGACAGCACGGGCGCGAAGGACGACACGCTCAGGTCGATCCGCAACAACGTCCTGCAGATCGGCCGTCAGCTCACCAACATCGAGACGATCCGCACCCGGGCGTACGTCAACGGCGCCCAGCAGACCGTCAGTGAGTACAACGCGGTCATCGTCTCGCTGCTCTCGCTCTCCCAGGACATGGCGCAGGCCACCTCCAACCCGGAGATGATCAAGCGTACCCGCGCCCTGGCGGCGTTCTCGGCCGCCAAGGAGTACGCCTCCATCCAGCGCGCGATCATCGCCGCCTCGCTCCCCGACACCAATGAGCGCCAGGGTGAGCTGAAGGAGAACGACCGGCTGTACGCCCTCTCCGCGCAGAAGGGCGAGCAGCAGGCGAAGACGACCTTCGGACTCGTCTACCAGGGCCGGACCGAGGAGCTCCTCGCGGGTCTGGGCGACAGCAACTCCGAGATCTCCACCGCCGACGGCTACGCCCGCCGTGTGCTGGCCAGCCAGGACGCGTTCCTCCGGGAGAAGAACCGCTCCTGGCTCGACTGGTACGACGCCGACGGCACCAAGCTCCAGGCCATGAAGGTCATCGAGCTGACCCTGCTCGAAGAGATGGAGCAGAAGGCCCGTGAGCTGAAGAACGAGGCCCAGCAGGACGCCATCATCAACGGTGCCCTGATCCTCCTCGTCCTCGGTGTCTCCCTCGTCGGCGCCTTCGTCATGGCCCGCTCGATGATCCGCTCGCTGCGCCGTCTGCAGGACACGGCGACGCGCGTCGCCCAGGACCGCCTGCCCGAGCTCGTCAAGCAGCTCTCCGAGTCCGACCCGCAGGACGTGGACACGTCCGTGGAGTCGGTCGGTGTGCACACCCGCGACGAGATCGGCCAGGTGGCCGCGGCATTCGACGACGTGCACCGCGAGGCCGTCCGACTCGCCGCCGAGCAGGCCCTCCTGCGAGGCAACGTCAACGCGATGTTCACCAACCTCTCGCGCCGCTCGCAGGGCCTCATCCAGCGTCAGCTCTCGCTCATCTCCGAGCTGGAGTCGCGCGAGGCCGACCCGGACCAGCTGTCCTCGCTCTTCAAGCTCGACCACCTCGCGACCCGCATGCGCCGTAACGGCGAAAACCTCCTCGTCCTCGCGGGCGAGGAGCCGGGCCGCCGGTGGACCCGCCCCGTCCCGCTGGTCGACGTGCTCCGTGCCGCCGCCTCCGAGGTGGAGCAGTACGAGCGTGTCGAGCTGGCCTCGGTGCCCGGCACCGATGTCGCCGGCCGCGTGGTCAACGACCTCGTGCACGTCCTCGCCGAGCTGCTGGAGAACGCCACGTCGTTCTCCTCCCCGCAGACCAAGGTCAAGGTCACCGGTCACGCGCTACCCGACGGCCGTGTGCTCGTCGAGATCCACGACACGGGTATCGGCCTCTCCCCCGAGGACCTCGCCGCGATCAACGAGCGGCTCGCGTCGCCGCCGACCGTGGACGTCTCGGTCTCCCGCCGCATGGGTCTGTTCGTGGTCGGCCGCCTGTCCCTGCGACACGGCATCCGTATCCAGCTGCGCCCCTCCGACTCGGGTGGTACGACGGCCCTCGTCATGCTGCCGGTGGACGTCGCCCAGGGCGGCAAGAAGCCGGCTCCGATGCCGGGCCAGGGTGGTCAGGGCGGCCCCGGTGGCGCCCCGGGTGGTCCCGGTGCGCAGGGTGCCGTGGGTGGCCCGGCCGCACGTCCGTCCGTGGGCTCCGGCCCGCAGCGCGGTCAGGTCGCCGGTGGTGGCCAGCGGGCCGCTCTGCCGGGTCGCGACGGCGGCGCCGGCCAGCGTCCGCAGGGTCCGCAGGGCGGTCGCCCGCAGCAGGGTGGTCCCGGTGCTCCCGGTGGCCGCCCGCAGCAGGGTCCGACCACCGCGGGCCAGGGCCAGGGTGCCTTCGGTTCCGGTGCGCCGCTGCCGGCCCGTGGTCCGGTCCCCAGCGCCGGGTTCGGCGGTGGCCCGCAGGCCCGTCCGGCTTCCGGTCCGACCGGATACCCGCAGGGCAACGGCTTCGAGCGGCCCCAGCAGCCGCAACAGCCGCAGCAGCAGCAGCAGTCCCAGCAGCCGGCCGCGCCCGCGGCACCGGCTTCGAAGGGCCCCCGGCCGCAGCTGCCGCCGCGCGGTGGCGCTCCCCGTGCGGAGCTCCCCGGCCCGCAGACCACCAGCTGGGGCAGCGACCAGGCGCGCGGTCACGACGAGCTCTCGGGCCCCGGCTCGACGGCCGAGTTCGCCCGCCCGGACTTCAACGCCCCGGCGCCCCAGGCGGACGGCGGCAACAGCACGACCGGACAGTTCGAGCGTCCGGACGTGCGGGGCACCGTGAACCCGTCCACCACCGGCCAGTTCGAGCGCCCGGGCTTCCAGCCCCAGCGTCCCGGCGGCCCGGGTGTCGGCGGCTACGCCCCGCAGCAGCCCCAGGCTCAGGCTCCGCAGGCCGGCAACGGGTACGCCCCCGCCCCGTCCGCGCGCCCCGAGACCCCGCGGCTGCCGCAGGCCCACCGGCCGGAGGCACTGCCCCCGGCCCAGAGCTCCGGCGAGGCCCGCAGCCCGATCTTCGACACCCTGGAGTCGAACTGGTTCCGCGAGGAGGGGCAGCAGCCCCCCGCGCAGGGACCGGGCACGGCGATCCCCCAGCAGGGCCAGCAGTCGCAGCAGCCCGCTCCGGCGGCCCCGCAGCAGCAGCCGCTGCCGCAGCGCGGCCAGGAGCAGGCGGCCGAGCCCGCCGCCACGGCGACCGGCGCGATGCCGACGGTCAGCTGGAAGTCCTCGCCGAACGACGAGCTGATGCGGCAGGCGGAGCGCGTACGTCAGCCCGCCGCCGGCGGCATCACGACCTCGGGGCTGCCCCGCCGGGTCCCGCGGGCGAACCTCGTGGCCGGCACCGCGCAGCAGCAGGCCGAGGCGCAGGCGGGTCCGCAGGTCTCGCGGGCGCCGGACGACGTCCGCGGCCGTCTGACCAACCTCCGACGCGGTATCCAGCAGGGCCGTCAGGCCGGCAACAACGGACCGGCGACCGGCAGTTACCACATCGACCCCACTTACCAGCAGGAGCGTTAG
- a CDS encoding DUF742 domain-containing protein, with the protein MTPPPAYSDSYGDSYSEGDQPLVRPYAMTGGRTRPRYQLAIEALVSTTADPMHLSGLLPEHQRICTLCREVKSVAEVSALLSMPLGVARILVADLAEAGMVAIHQPGNGEAGGTPDVTLLERVLSGLRNI; encoded by the coding sequence ATGACCCCGCCCCCCGCCTACTCCGATTCGTACGGAGACTCGTACTCGGAAGGCGATCAGCCGCTGGTGCGTCCGTACGCGATGACCGGCGGCCGGACCCGGCCCCGCTACCAGCTCGCCATCGAGGCGCTGGTCAGCACCACCGCCGATCCGATGCACCTGTCCGGCCTGCTCCCCGAGCACCAGCGCATCTGCACGCTGTGCCGCGAGGTCAAGTCGGTCGCCGAGGTCTCCGCACTGCTGTCGATGCCGCTCGGTGTCGCGCGGATCCTCGTCGCCGACCTGGCCGAGGCCGGCATGGTGGCCATCCACCAGCCGGGCAATGGAGAGGCCGGCGGCACGCCAGATGTAACGCTGCTCGAAAGGGTGCTCAGTGGCCTTCGGAACATCTAG
- the gltX gene encoding glutamate--tRNA ligase codes for MVNGPVRVRFCPSPTGNPHVGLVRTALFNWAFARHHGGTFVFRIEDTDAARDSEESYDQLLASLRWLGFTWDEGPEVGGPHAPYRQSERMDIYADVAKKLLDGGYAYHCYCSTEELDARRAAARAAGKPSGYDGHCRELTPVQVEAYQGEHRPAIVRFRMPDEPITFTDLVRGELTFTPENVPDFGIVRANGAPLYTLVNPVDDALMEITHVLRGEDLLSSTPRQIALYAALIELGVAKSTPAFGHLPYVMGEGNKKLSKRDPEASLNLYRERGFLPEGLLNYLSLLGWSFSKDQDVFSIEEMVQKFDIDGVNANPARFDLKKAESINGDHIRLLDPKAFADACAPWLQAPHANWAPEDFDAEAWARIAPHAQTRVTVLSDITANVDFLFLKEPVEDQQSWDKAMKGEPAALLTSARAHLDTADWSDPESLKQAVLTAGEAHGLKLGKAQAPVRVAVTGRTVGLPLFESLEILGKERSLARIDAALARLAA; via the coding sequence GTGGTTAACGGACCTGTCCGCGTACGTTTCTGTCCCTCCCCGACCGGCAACCCCCACGTGGGCCTGGTCCGGACCGCACTCTTCAACTGGGCGTTCGCCCGCCACCACGGCGGCACGTTCGTCTTCCGGATCGAGGACACCGACGCGGCCCGCGACTCCGAGGAGTCCTACGACCAGCTGCTCGCCTCGCTGCGCTGGCTCGGCTTCACCTGGGACGAGGGCCCCGAGGTCGGCGGCCCGCACGCCCCGTACCGCCAGTCCGAGCGCATGGACATCTACGCGGACGTCGCGAAGAAGCTGCTCGACGGCGGTTACGCGTACCACTGCTACTGCTCCACCGAGGAGCTCGACGCGCGCCGTGCGGCCGCCCGCGCCGCCGGCAAGCCCTCCGGCTACGACGGCCACTGCCGCGAGCTCACCCCCGTGCAGGTGGAGGCGTACCAGGGCGAGCACCGCCCGGCGATCGTCCGCTTCCGGATGCCCGACGAGCCGATCACCTTCACCGACCTCGTCCGCGGCGAGCTGACCTTCACCCCGGAGAACGTGCCGGACTTCGGCATCGTCCGGGCCAACGGCGCCCCGCTCTACACGCTGGTCAACCCGGTCGACGACGCGCTGATGGAGATCACGCACGTCCTGCGCGGCGAGGACCTGCTGTCCTCCACCCCCCGCCAGATCGCCCTCTACGCGGCGCTGATCGAGCTGGGCGTCGCCAAGAGCACCCCCGCCTTCGGCCACCTGCCGTACGTGATGGGCGAGGGCAACAAGAAGCTCTCCAAGCGCGACCCCGAGGCCTCGCTCAACCTGTACCGCGAGCGCGGCTTCCTCCCCGAGGGCCTGCTGAACTACCTCTCGCTCCTCGGCTGGTCCTTCTCCAAGGACCAGGACGTCTTCTCGATCGAGGAGATGGTCCAGAAGTTCGACATCGACGGCGTGAACGCCAACCCGGCCCGCTTCGACCTGAAGAAGGCCGAGTCCATCAACGGCGACCACATCCGCCTGCTGGACCCGAAGGCCTTCGCGGACGCCTGCGCCCCGTGGCTGCAGGCCCCGCACGCCAACTGGGCCCCCGAGGACTTCGACGCCGAGGCCTGGGCACGGATCGCCCCGCACGCCCAGACCCGGGTGACCGTCCTGTCGGACATCACGGCCAACGTCGACTTCCTGTTCCTGAAGGAGCCGGTCGAGGACCAGCAGTCCTGGGACAAGGCGATGAAGGGCGAGCCCGCGGCCCTGCTGACCAGCGCCCGCGCCCACCTGGACACGGCCGACTGGAGCGACCCCGAGTCCCTCAAGCAGGCCGTCCTGACCGCCGGTGAGGCCCACGGCCTCAAGCTCGGCAAGGCCCAGGCCCCGGTCCGCGTGGCCGTGACCGGCCGCACGGTCGGCCTCCCGCTCTTCGAGTCCCTGGAGATCCTGGGCAAGGAGCGCTCGCTGGCCCGCATTGACGCGGCGCTGGCCCGGCTCGCCGCGTAG